The Phycisphaeraceae bacterium genome includes a window with the following:
- the nuoK gene encoding NADH-quinone oxidoreductase subunit NuoK, with product MAHELSNLALAHYLAVGAVLFVLGMIGFLTRRNMIILFLCTEMMFQGVIVTLVAFARHHVHEIGQTFVIFVITIAAAEAAMALGLVVLLFRRKRTLDVQAWADLKG from the coding sequence ATGGCGCACGAACTGAGCAACCTGGCCCTGGCCCATTACCTCGCTGTTGGCGCGGTGTTGTTTGTGTTGGGGATGATTGGTTTTCTGACGCGCCGGAACATGATCATCCTTTTTCTGTGTACGGAGATGATGTTCCAGGGCGTGATTGTCACGCTGGTGGCCTTTGCCCGTCATCATGTGCACGAGATCGGGCAGACGTTCGTCATTTTTGTGATCACGATCGCGGCGGCAGAGGCTGCGATGGCGTTGGGTCTGGTGGTCCTGCTGTTTCGCAGGAAGCGCACGCTCGACGTCCAGGCATGGGCCGACCTGAAGGGATAA
- a CDS encoding NADH-quinone oxidoreductase subunit N codes for MNPLIDKLLNLWPELAVLIGAIVCLSLGLARTQATRSLTAAAAGLSLVVASGLAWFAEPLESGVGLVGAIGYLRVFIPLAGLLLVLVAAGVPDRIQQVMDAEAGPQFKPGRSSRGEFFAFMLLSIAGAMLTAGADDLVWLFLALELTSLPTYVLVIMSRGDDRSQEAGVKYFFLGAFSAAIFLYGFALIYGATGATDFGAIHSAITSEVAQTGTLSPVLTTGFVLAILGIGFKLAAFPMHFYAADVYQGAATPVSAFLAVIPKTAGFAAMMLVLGLVGWPLDKNPMATDAGEILAFLVAAIAVLTMFAGNLLAMVQSNVKRMLAYSSVAHSGYLLIPLLVGPGETGGSSGLAALLFYLPAYAAGTIACFAALAALKSEPDEGHRYADLKGLRIAHPLLAASLAVGSLSLLGLPPLIGFLGKLHIMTSGLSDGHEVLIALLVINSAISAGYYLRLAAGPMIQSGEQKDASGTYGSLAISGACAAAVLALALGLFGGPVLDSASTAGELSTVQLGTLSQPTTVLLDQVDP; via the coding sequence ATGAACCCACTGATCGACAAACTCCTGAACCTCTGGCCCGAGTTGGCCGTGCTCATTGGGGCGATTGTGTGTCTCTCGCTGGGTCTGGCGAGGACTCAAGCGACGCGGTCTCTGACGGCTGCGGCGGCTGGCCTGTCGCTGGTGGTTGCGAGTGGCTTAGCGTGGTTTGCCGAGCCCCTTGAGAGTGGCGTCGGGCTGGTGGGTGCGATTGGTTATTTGCGTGTGTTCATCCCGCTGGCGGGTTTGTTGCTGGTTCTGGTTGCGGCGGGTGTACCTGATCGGATCCAGCAGGTCATGGATGCAGAAGCCGGTCCGCAGTTCAAGCCTGGGCGATCCAGCCGTGGCGAGTTCTTTGCGTTCATGCTGCTGTCGATCGCCGGTGCGATGCTAACGGCGGGGGCTGATGATCTGGTGTGGCTCTTCCTGGCGCTTGAGCTGACCTCACTGCCGACGTACGTCTTGGTGATCATGTCCCGGGGTGATGATCGGTCGCAGGAGGCTGGCGTCAAGTATTTCTTCCTGGGGGCTTTTTCCGCGGCGATCTTCCTATACGGTTTCGCTTTGATCTATGGCGCAACCGGCGCGACTGATTTTGGCGCGATCCATTCTGCGATCACCTCGGAGGTTGCTCAGACCGGCACGCTGTCGCCTGTTCTGACGACGGGGTTTGTGTTGGCGATTCTCGGGATTGGTTTCAAGCTCGCGGCGTTTCCAATGCACTTCTACGCTGCCGATGTGTATCAGGGGGCGGCCACGCCGGTGTCCGCGTTCCTGGCAGTGATCCCGAAGACCGCTGGCTTCGCCGCGATGATGCTGGTCCTTGGGCTGGTCGGATGGCCGCTGGATAAAAACCCGATGGCAACGGACGCTGGGGAGATTCTGGCTTTCCTGGTCGCAGCGATCGCGGTCCTGACGATGTTCGCGGGCAACCTGCTGGCGATGGTCCAGTCGAACGTCAAGCGGATGCTTGCTTATTCGTCTGTGGCGCACTCCGGTTACCTCTTGATCCCGCTGCTGGTCGGGCCGGGGGAGACTGGCGGATCGAGTGGACTGGCAGCGTTGCTGTTCTATCTGCCTGCTTACGCTGCGGGGACGATTGCGTGCTTTGCGGCACTTGCTGCTCTGAAATCCGAGCCCGATGAGGGGCATCGTTACGCTGATCTCAAGGGGCTGCGGATCGCTCACCCGCTGCTGGCCGCGAGCCTGGCTGTTGGTTCGCTGTCGTTGCTCGGGTTGCCGCCACTCATCGGTTTCCTTGGCAAGCTGCACATCATGACCTCAGGCCTCAGTGACGGCCACGAGGTGCTCATTGCCTTGTTGGTCATCAACTCGGCCATCTCCGCGGGTTACTACCTCCGGCTGGCTGCTGGGCCCATGATCCAGAGTGGTGAGCAGAAGGATGCGTCCGGAACCTATGGGTCACTCGCGATCAGCGGTGCTTGCGCAGCAGCGGTTCTTGCTTTAGCCCTCGGGCTCTTTGGTGGGCCGGTCCTTGATTCGGCCAGCACGGCGGGTGAGTTGTCTACAGTGCAACTCGGCACGCTATCCCAGCCCACTACCGTGTTACTCGATCAGGTCGATCCCTAA
- a CDS encoding NADH-quinone oxidoreductase subunit J — protein MVNLHNIGLFAATVLGAIGLFLMMPQRATALRFIGAVVGLAFIAMLWVVLGRDLPEALGMDRSAFFYHYVFSFLAIASAVRVITHTQPVRAALWFIMVVLSSAGLLLTLSAEFIALAMVVIYAGAILVTYMFVIMLASQSAEAEAEDASPLYDRRAREPMLAVLAGFVLLATLLNFSFQADTLPQAMVVEAEATPLVRTNDDRLPAEVVALKNARQETSNLEAVGLDLFRSHPLAIELAGVILLVSLVSAVVIARTEVPDDHHEPAAAA, from the coding sequence ATGGTCAATCTGCACAACATCGGCCTCTTTGCCGCCACCGTGCTGGGAGCGATCGGGCTGTTTTTGATGATGCCTCAGCGGGCTACAGCGCTTCGTTTCATCGGTGCGGTGGTTGGGCTGGCGTTCATCGCGATGCTGTGGGTGGTCCTTGGGCGTGATCTGCCCGAGGCGCTGGGGATGGATCGTTCGGCTTTCTTCTACCACTACGTTTTCAGTTTTTTGGCGATCGCCTCGGCGGTTCGGGTGATCACCCATACCCAGCCGGTTCGGGCTGCGTTGTGGTTCATCATGGTGGTGCTCTCGAGTGCTGGGCTGTTGTTGACGCTATCGGCGGAGTTCATCGCGCTGGCCATGGTTGTGATCTACGCGGGGGCGATTCTGGTGACTTACATGTTTGTCATCATGCTGGCCTCGCAGTCGGCGGAGGCTGAAGCTGAGGACGCTTCGCCGCTTTATGACCGCAGGGCGCGCGAGCCGATGCTGGCGGTTCTGGCTGGGTTTGTCCTGCTGGCGACGCTGCTGAACTTTAGTTTCCAGGCGGACACGCTGCCGCAGGCCATGGTGGTCGAGGCGGAGGCGACGCCACTGGTGCGGACGAATGATGATCGGCTGCCCGCTGAGGTGGTTGCATTGAAGAATGCTCGTCAGGAGACCTCGAACCTTGAGGCGGTGGGTTTGGACTTGTTCCGTTCTCACCCGCTGGCGATTGAGTTGGCTGGCGTGATCCTGCTGGTCTCGCTGGTGAGTGCTGTTGTCATTGCGAGGACCGAGGTTCCGGACGATCATCACGAGCCGGCTGCCGCGGCCTGA
- a CDS encoding NADH-quinone oxidoreductase subunit M, translating to MDSNATSWLMPLLVLVPLVTALLVQVRPLLKTSQAVWNTGFIGSLVTFVLVLIAFDRYDWSAGGVQFVVQTEWMPELGLTFSLGVDALSLWLMLVTAIIMPVAAIASKPQSADDRRAFFSWLHLLLLSMLGAFMARDVILFYAFFELTLLPSYILIGRFGHLDRGKAATTMFVYGFVSALFTAAGLAYIAMHHAAETGVWSFAIDDLLRTAPSMSRTEQGWVFLALMLGFGVKTPLFPLHNWLPTAHQGSSADGAIDLAALVLKLGPYGMLRIVVPMLPLATVEYAPLLGVLAVIGVIYAGLIAWVQPDAKGLIAYSSISHMGFVILGIFALDADNIGSVGAAAYLINHGVAAGGLLLCVGMLYDRFRTRELGEVTGVAKVMPAWSFFFVFFVMASVGLPGLNGFVGEFLTLMGTFLSPGLLGPVYALLAGLGLIIGALYLLRLAGSFCFGPLKAISYPNSGAVERPEDAQDLSGRELMALAPLALFCLVFGLFPYPMLSTLEPDVAGMTQQARLVIETPVTAEVSEPALMVAEPSVSVFPVVHEAE from the coding sequence ATGGACAGCAACGCCACATCCTGGTTGATGCCGCTGCTGGTCCTAGTGCCACTGGTGACTGCCCTTCTGGTGCAGGTGCGTCCGTTGCTTAAGACCTCGCAGGCCGTTTGGAACACCGGGTTCATCGGCAGCTTGGTCACGTTTGTGCTGGTGCTGATCGCGTTTGATCGTTACGACTGGTCGGCAGGCGGTGTGCAGTTTGTTGTGCAGACCGAGTGGATGCCCGAGTTGGGGTTGACGTTCTCACTCGGTGTGGATGCCTTGTCGCTTTGGCTCATGCTGGTGACCGCCATCATTATGCCGGTGGCAGCGATCGCGTCGAAGCCGCAGTCGGCGGACGATCGTCGGGCGTTCTTTAGCTGGCTTCATCTGCTGCTGCTCTCGATGCTCGGGGCTTTTATGGCTCGGGACGTGATTCTGTTCTATGCGTTCTTTGAGCTGACGCTGCTGCCGTCGTACATCCTGATCGGGCGCTTTGGTCATCTGGATCGTGGTAAGGCGGCGACGACGATGTTCGTCTACGGCTTTGTGAGTGCGTTGTTCACGGCGGCGGGACTTGCCTACATCGCCATGCACCACGCTGCTGAGACGGGCGTGTGGAGCTTCGCGATCGATGATCTGCTGCGGACCGCCCCGAGCATGAGCAGGACCGAGCAGGGCTGGGTGTTTCTGGCGTTGATGCTGGGTTTTGGTGTGAAGACGCCGTTGTTTCCGCTGCACAACTGGCTGCCGACGGCGCATCAGGGCTCGTCGGCGGATGGTGCGATTGATCTGGCGGCCCTGGTTCTCAAGCTCGGGCCTTATGGCATGCTGCGGATTGTGGTTCCGATGCTCCCGCTGGCGACGGTGGAGTACGCGCCTTTGCTGGGTGTGCTCGCGGTCATCGGCGTGATCTACGCTGGCTTGATCGCCTGGGTCCAGCCCGACGCTAAGGGGTTGATCGCCTACTCGTCGATCTCTCATATGGGTTTTGTGATCCTGGGGATCTTTGCACTCGATGCGGACAACATCGGTAGCGTTGGGGCGGCGGCGTATCTGATCAACCACGGCGTCGCTGCGGGTGGACTGCTGCTGTGTGTTGGCATGCTGTATGACCGTTTTCGAACTCGGGAACTCGGCGAGGTTACGGGGGTGGCGAAGGTCATGCCTGCGTGGTCGTTCTTCTTTGTTTTCTTTGTGATGGCGAGTGTGGGGCTGCCGGGCTTGAATGGTTTTGTGGGTGAGTTCCTGACGCTGATGGGCACCTTTCTGTCGCCAGGGCTACTTGGTCCCGTTTATGCTCTGCTGGCTGGTCTTGGCCTGATCATCGGGGCTCTGTACCTGCTCCGGCTGGCGGGTAGTTTCTGTTTTGGCCCGCTCAAGGCGATCAGCTATCCAAACTCGGGGGCGGTTGAGAGGCCCGAGGATGCTCAGGACCTTTCCGGTCGTGAGCTAATGGCGTTGGCGCCACTGGCCCTGTTTTGTCTGGTCTTTGGGCTATTTCCTTACCCGATGCTATCGACGCTTGAGCCGGATGTGGCCGGCATGACTCAGCAGGCGCGTCTCGTGATTGAGACGCCGGTCACCGCAGAAGTGAGTGAGCCTGCCTTGATGGTCGCTGAGCCGAGTGTTTCGGTTTTTCCCGTTGTCCACGAAGCTGAGTAA
- a CDS encoding HAD family hydrolase, producing MSKNNGWLILLDIDGTILTTEGVGPRLMQQAADRLFDGKLRFEGVDFSGNLDPLIVAEAATRSSFDWNQEHHTRFRSAYLDVLSTWLRDSTPGLLPGAQSLIESLHQSEVHTGLLTGNYPEAARLKLDAVGLAFDRFQSSAFGDDACDRPGLVAVARDRHETPLEATRVVVVGDTPRDVHCAKAHGCTSIAVTTGRFDRNQLDAAGADAVLDSLESATPVLAGLGIDLIE from the coding sequence ATGAGCAAGAATAACGGCTGGCTCATCCTGCTTGATATCGACGGCACGATCCTGACGACTGAGGGCGTGGGACCACGCCTGATGCAGCAGGCAGCCGATCGCTTGTTTGATGGCAAACTCCGCTTTGAAGGCGTTGATTTCTCAGGCAATCTTGATCCGCTCATCGTTGCCGAAGCCGCGACGCGATCGAGCTTCGATTGGAATCAGGAGCACCACACTCGTTTCCGCTCAGCGTACCTGGACGTGCTAAGCACCTGGCTCCGGGATTCAACACCTGGGCTGCTGCCCGGGGCGCAATCGCTGATCGAGTCCCTGCATCAGTCTGAGGTGCATACAGGATTGCTCACTGGCAACTACCCGGAAGCCGCCCGCCTGAAGCTCGATGCCGTGGGTCTGGCCTTCGATCGCTTCCAATCGAGCGCTTTTGGCGATGACGCGTGCGACCGGCCAGGACTCGTAGCGGTGGCTCGTGATCGCCATGAGACGCCACTCGAAGCTACTCGTGTCGTGGTCGTTGGCGACACGCCTCGGGATGTCCACTGCGCCAAAGCCCACGGCTGTACGTCCATCGCCGTCACAACCGGTCGGTTTGACCGCAATCAACTCGATGCCGCCGGGGCCGATGCCGTCCTCGATTCACTTGAATCCGCCACCCCGGTTCTCGCTGGCTTAGGGATCGACCTGATCGAGTAA
- a CDS encoding LptF/LptG family permease, whose product MTTLDRYILKQFFLNFIVLMVVLIGLFVLIDLILNFDEFMDAGRARADDWGGVLPATAYAVFDYYGPLAVLAIVNTVGLLAVGAMGFTLVSMYRGRELVAIAASGVSLHRVGLPILVGAALLSIVSLPLQETVIPGLASKLTRGASEVERDTLDAFAVRLIPDEKGSLVSAASFDAQTGRLEGVSVLERNDKGMMTRRIVGESAAWDELRGGWVFDPVGYAAVPLGPAADPLTPAATDPEPVEFYETELSPTLILARRKALFKRLLSMADLQTLEQSDALHPRERASVTQIIWGRFSLLVVNVLVVAIGLPLFLLRSPANLMSQSIKAALLCIGFWGAALVTIQTAGGLNPVALAWLPTVLGLPLATMMLQATET is encoded by the coding sequence ATGACGACCCTCGATCGCTACATTTTGAAGCAGTTTTTCCTGAACTTCATCGTGTTGATGGTTGTGCTGATCGGCTTATTCGTGCTGATCGATCTGATCCTTAACTTCGATGAGTTCATGGATGCCGGGCGAGCCCGCGCCGATGACTGGGGCGGGGTGTTGCCGGCGACCGCCTACGCGGTGTTTGATTACTACGGACCTCTAGCCGTTCTGGCCATCGTGAATACAGTCGGACTGCTCGCTGTTGGAGCGATGGGTTTTACACTGGTCAGCATGTATCGCGGGCGTGAACTGGTGGCGATCGCGGCCAGTGGCGTGAGTCTGCATCGTGTGGGGCTGCCGATTCTTGTCGGTGCTGCCCTGTTATCGATCGTGAGTCTCCCACTACAGGAGACCGTCATCCCGGGTCTGGCGAGCAAGCTGACACGGGGGGCATCAGAGGTCGAACGCGATACGCTTGATGCCTTTGCTGTCCGTTTGATCCCTGACGAAAAAGGTTCTCTGGTGTCTGCCGCCAGTTTTGATGCGCAGACAGGGCGGCTTGAGGGGGTGTCCGTGCTGGAGCGTAACGACAAGGGCATGATGACCCGAAGGATCGTCGGTGAGTCGGCTGCGTGGGATGAGCTACGAGGCGGGTGGGTTTTTGATCCTGTCGGCTACGCAGCGGTTCCCTTGGGGCCAGCGGCTGACCCGTTGACGCCTGCCGCCACGGACCCCGAGCCGGTTGAGTTTTACGAGACGGAGTTGTCGCCCACACTCATCCTCGCGCGTCGTAAAGCGCTGTTCAAGCGACTGCTCTCGATGGCAGACCTGCAAACGCTCGAGCAGTCCGACGCCTTGCATCCCAGGGAGCGAGCGAGTGTGACCCAGATCATCTGGGGCCGGTTTAGCTTGCTGGTGGTCAACGTCCTGGTCGTGGCGATCGGATTGCCCCTTTTTCTGCTGAGGTCGCCTGCGAACCTGATGTCACAGTCAATCAAGGCGGCGCTCCTCTGCATCGGGTTCTGGGGCGCGGCTTTGGTAACCATCCAGACGGCTGGCGGGCTGAATCCGGTCGCGTTGGCCTGGTTACCAACAGTGCTCGGGCTCCCCTTAGCCACGATGATGCTGCAAGCGACGGAGACCTGA
- a CDS encoding phosphatase PAP2 family protein — translation MAMSSAWLRGRGAASRWHLWLARRPIGLEGRPGGRRWSVLLVAIGIVAITLAFTADHPAIYAVDSWDASTRLVLSWLTEFGGSRAYFLAAAIWLILTGLAQSWRAFRPAALVVMLVCGVVLIGLAFGIESDGTRERAGNFYAGLMLLTLAIGRVGVRFVPVVVLVVVSVAVSGILVNLIKPVVGHTRPKMLLNDGVDEWLPFSLGYDYGSFPSGHAATAGSVGGAVAMTFPAIRVPILILSTMTASTRVGTLSHYPSDVVVGLWLGWVTPGVLAGIARRTIRPQSESNSS, via the coding sequence ATGGCCATGTCGTCCGCCTGGCTCAGGGGGCGTGGGGCCGCCTCGCGTTGGCATCTGTGGCTGGCGCGGCGCCCGATCGGGCTGGAGGGCAGACCCGGAGGCAGGCGTTGGTCGGTTTTGCTGGTTGCTATTGGCATCGTGGCCATCACGCTTGCCTTCACAGCGGATCATCCAGCGATCTATGCGGTCGATTCCTGGGACGCTTCCACCCGGCTGGTTTTGTCCTGGTTGACTGAGTTTGGCGGGTCGCGGGCCTACTTCCTCGCGGCGGCGATCTGGCTGATCCTGACAGGGCTTGCGCAGAGCTGGCGGGCCTTCAGGCCTGCGGCTCTGGTGGTGATGCTGGTTTGCGGCGTTGTCCTGATCGGGCTGGCGTTCGGTATCGAGAGTGACGGCACGCGTGAGCGAGCAGGCAACTTCTACGCAGGCCTCATGCTGTTGACGCTGGCGATCGGTCGCGTGGGCGTCAGGTTCGTACCGGTGGTCGTACTGGTCGTAGTGAGTGTGGCGGTGTCGGGGATTCTGGTGAATCTCATCAAACCGGTCGTAGGGCATACACGGCCGAAAATGCTCTTGAATGACGGCGTTGACGAGTGGCTTCCGTTCTCGCTTGGGTATGACTACGGCAGCTTCCCTTCGGGTCATGCGGCGACGGCGGGGTCAGTTGGCGGCGCTGTCGCGATGACGTTCCCTGCGATCCGGGTTCCGATACTCATACTTTCGACGATGACAGCCTCAACTCGCGTCGGGACCCTGTCGCACTATCCCTCGGACGTCGTGGTCGGTCTCTGGCTCGGGTGGGTCACGCCAGGGGTTCTCGCGGGGATCGCCAGGCGGACAATCAGGCCTCAATCAGAATCCAATTCATCGTGA
- the nuoL gene encoding NADH-quinone oxidoreductase subunit L, with the protein MQAELANWIPWIPLIGAVLCTIGVYVAPLGRLSGLIAVLSIFASFVLTAMTTQSILEEGSVSTVLYPWLSFGSFEVNFGYLLDPLSLVMLWVVTGIGTLIALYATGYMKGDPGYSRFFAGVTLFIFAMTTLVMADNLIVLFLGWEGVGLASYLLIGHEFHRPAAAKAAKKAFVFNRIGDLGFALGIFLAYQAFGTVNLSGETGILNQAAQLLAANGPQTLETRWDLVAIPLLMVLGAAGKSAQIPLYVWLPDAMEGPTPVSALIHAATMVTAGVYLVSRLMPVFGLSPLALEVLAVIGGLTALVAGLIAMAQHDIKRVYAYSTVSQLGFMFLALGAMGSFAAVFHLVTHAFFKALLFLTAGSVMHAMAGQLDLRKMSGLFSKLPVTAILMLMGCLALAGFPLTAGFFSKDAILYIVFKHGAGEGGALYSVLGWLAVLTAGLTAFYTFRVWFRVFLGPKQWEMGDHHHGDDHGHAEPHEMPWWPMNLPLVVLAVGAILGGWYLGTGSYVLDHGGHSHTIDHGIMGYAIHESSANPDAAYQVTGHPAHGYDDHGADKTLLGMDIHTAVIVISSIVALLGIGLAVFFHAVSRSAGDAAAVSLGPIKTLLEKKLYVDEAYHVVIGLPALIISYASTLVDQLGLRGLVSLIAMLPAGVSFLTFQQGQNGRLQSYALGMAMGVGVICLLVFMVLT; encoded by the coding sequence ATGCAGGCTGAACTGGCCAACTGGATTCCCTGGATTCCCCTGATCGGGGCGGTGTTGTGCACGATTGGTGTGTACGTTGCGCCGCTGGGTCGGTTGTCTGGCCTGATCGCGGTGCTCTCGATTTTTGCGAGCTTTGTCCTGACGGCGATGACCACACAGAGCATTCTCGAAGAGGGTTCGGTCTCGACGGTGCTCTATCCATGGTTGTCGTTTGGATCGTTTGAGGTGAACTTTGGGTATCTGCTGGACCCGTTGTCGCTGGTGATGCTGTGGGTCGTGACGGGCATTGGCACGCTGATCGCGCTGTATGCGACGGGGTACATGAAGGGCGATCCGGGGTATAGCCGGTTCTTTGCGGGGGTGACGCTGTTTATCTTCGCGATGACGACGCTGGTGATGGCGGACAATCTGATTGTCTTGTTCCTGGGCTGGGAGGGTGTGGGGCTGGCTTCGTACTTGTTGATTGGGCATGAGTTTCACCGCCCCGCTGCGGCTAAGGCGGCGAAGAAGGCGTTTGTGTTTAATCGCATCGGGGACCTGGGTTTTGCGCTGGGCATCTTCCTGGCGTACCAGGCGTTCGGGACCGTGAATCTGTCGGGCGAGACAGGGATTCTGAATCAGGCGGCGCAGCTTCTGGCTGCCAACGGCCCGCAGACGCTGGAGACTCGCTGGGATCTGGTGGCTATTCCGTTGCTGATGGTCCTGGGGGCTGCGGGCAAGAGTGCTCAGATCCCGTTGTATGTCTGGCTGCCGGATGCGATGGAGGGGCCGACGCCTGTGTCGGCGCTGATCCACGCGGCGACGATGGTGACGGCTGGGGTTTATCTGGTGTCGAGGCTAATGCCGGTGTTCGGCTTGTCGCCGTTGGCTCTTGAGGTGCTGGCGGTGATCGGCGGGCTCACGGCTCTGGTCGCAGGGCTGATCGCCATGGCACAGCACGACATCAAACGCGTGTATGCGTATTCGACGGTCTCTCAGCTTGGTTTCATGTTCCTGGCATTGGGTGCGATGGGGTCCTTTGCGGCTGTGTTTCATCTGGTCACGCACGCGTTCTTCAAGGCGCTGCTGTTCCTGACGGCGGGCAGCGTGATGCACGCGATGGCGGGGCAACTTGATCTCCGGAAGATGTCGGGCCTCTTTAGCAAGTTGCCGGTCACGGCGATCCTGATGCTGATGGGCTGTCTGGCTCTTGCGGGGTTCCCATTGACGGCGGGCTTCTTCTCGAAGGACGCGATTCTGTACATCGTGTTTAAGCATGGTGCCGGCGAGGGCGGGGCGCTCTATTCGGTGCTGGGTTGGCTGGCTGTATTAACGGCTGGGCTGACGGCTTTCTACACGTTCCGGGTGTGGTTTCGTGTCTTCCTTGGCCCCAAGCAGTGGGAGATGGGTGATCATCACCATGGTGATGATCACGGGCATGCGGAGCCTCACGAGATGCCGTGGTGGCCGATGAATCTGCCGTTGGTGGTGCTGGCGGTGGGTGCCATCCTTGGCGGGTGGTATCTCGGCACCGGTAGCTATGTTCTGGATCATGGTGGGCACAGTCACACGATTGATCACGGCATCATGGGTTATGCGATCCACGAGTCGTCGGCGAATCCGGATGCGGCCTATCAGGTCACCGGGCATCCAGCTCATGGCTACGACGATCACGGTGCGGACAAGACGCTTCTGGGGATGGACATCCACACGGCGGTGATCGTCATCAGTTCGATCGTCGCGCTGCTTGGGATCGGCCTGGCCGTGTTCTTCCATGCGGTGAGCAGGTCGGCAGGCGACGCGGCGGCGGTATCGCTGGGACCGATCAAGACGCTGCTGGAGAAGAAGCTGTATGTCGACGAGGCCTATCACGTTGTGATCGGGCTGCCTGCTCTGATCATCAGTTATGCATCGACGCTTGTTGATCAACTCGGTCTGCGTGGGCTGGTGTCGCTGATTGCGATGTTGCCTGCGGGCGTCTCTTTTTTGACCTTCCAGCAGGGCCAGAACGGCCGACTCCAGAGCTATGCCCTTGGCATGGCGATGGGCGTTGGGGTGATCTGCCTGCTTGTTTTTATGGTGCTCACGTAA
- the trpA gene encoding tryptophan synthase subunit alpha gives MNRIETIFAEQAASGRRALMPFITAGDPSVRMLPGLLLEAERSGASLCEIGIPFSDPIADGPVIQASMTHALNQGVRVEAIFKAVASIRSQTQLGLVAMVSYSIVHRMGLERFIGEAAASGFDGLIFPDLPLEASEPARTVAHRAGLVLSLLIAPTSSPERAASLAEASSGFAYIVSRAGITGESTTLPEGLADRLATLRRQTSIPLAVGFGVSTPEHVQSLSKHAEGVIVGSALVRRIAENRDAGDEKVVAEAGRFIRELATGLPEGASASGAFRA, from the coding sequence ATGAATCGGATTGAAACCATCTTCGCGGAGCAGGCCGCCTCGGGCCGTCGGGCACTCATGCCTTTCATCACGGCGGGAGATCCATCAGTCCGGATGCTCCCAGGGCTCCTCTTGGAGGCTGAGCGAAGCGGGGCGAGTCTCTGCGAGATCGGCATCCCCTTCTCTGACCCGATCGCTGATGGTCCGGTGATCCAGGCGTCCATGACGCACGCGCTGAACCAAGGCGTGCGGGTCGAGGCTATCTTCAAAGCGGTCGCTTCGATCCGTTCGCAGACCCAGCTGGGGCTGGTGGCGATGGTGAGCTACTCGATCGTTCATCGCATGGGGCTCGAACGCTTCATCGGTGAGGCGGCGGCATCGGGATTCGATGGGCTCATCTTCCCCGACCTCCCGCTCGAAGCTTCCGAGCCCGCTCGAACCGTCGCTCACCGGGCGGGTCTGGTTCTCAGTTTGCTGATCGCCCCGACGAGTTCGCCCGAGCGTGCGGCCAGCCTCGCTGAGGCCAGCAGCGGCTTCGCCTACATCGTATCGAGGGCCGGGATCACCGGCGAGAGCACGACGCTCCCTGAAGGCCTCGCGGATCGCTTGGCCACCCTGCGTCGCCAGACCTCGATCCCGCTGGCGGTGGGTTTTGGGGTCTCGACCCCGGAGCATGTCCAATCACTCTCGAAACACGCCGAGGGTGTGATCGTTGGGTCGGCACTCGTGAGACGGATCGCCGAAAACCGGGATGCGGGGGATGAGAAGGTCGTGGCTGAGGCAGGACGGTTCATTCGAGAACTAGCGACCGGGCTGCCGGAGGGTGCCTCGGCATCGGGAGCTTTCAGGGCATGA